One stretch of Scyliorhinus canicula chromosome 7, sScyCan1.1, whole genome shotgun sequence DNA includes these proteins:
- the vgll3 gene encoding transcription cofactor vestigial-like protein 3, producing MSCLDVMYHQSYGARQYLPAAAAAYTTACYRHHHSQQQKLARFSKMENNSQSKESEKEQTPEAEYISSRCVLLTYFQGDIGAVVDEHFSRALSQSGNFHSDNPSSKPQASSSSTWKEGSPFSPTQKNSFPASFWSSTYQAPAAPALSASHPDISAASGAVFHSPDPMAWPGHGLHQASAPPTNAEPWPYTLASQGSSSYPLVHEVYPHMHHPHAHTHHHSPHLDPRYGSFLVPTVRAARITAAPGEITKTDPTVPVAGSSWTGAFHGALEMAQAVNFDTGLWYGGSLTG from the exons ATGAGTTGTCTGGATGTTATGTATCATCAGTCTTATGGGGCGCGCCAGTACttaccagcagcagccgccgcctATACCACAGCCTGTTACCGTCACCATCATTCTCAGCAG CAGAAGTTAGCCCGGTTCAGCAAGATGGAGAACAACTCGCAGAGCAAAGAGAGCGAGAAGGAGCAGACTCCCGAGGCTGAGTACATCAGTTCCAGGTGCGTGCTGCTCACCTACTTCCAGGGGGATATCGGCGCTGTGGTGGACGAACATTTCAGCAGAGCCCTCAGCCAGTCGGGCAACTTTCACAGCGACAACCCCAGCTCCAAGCCccaggcctcctccagctccacgtgGAAAG AAGGATCGCCATTCTCTCCAACTCAGAAGAACAGTTTCCCTGCTTCCTTCTGGAGCAGCACTTACCAAGCGCCAGCCGCCCCTGCTCTGAGTGCGAGTCACCCCGACATCTCTGCAGCGTCTGGCGCGGTGTTTCACTCCCCAGACCCCATGGCTTGGCCTGGACATGGACTACACCAGGCCAGCGCTCCGCCCACAAATGCTGAGCCCTGGCCCTACACATTGGCGTCCCAAGGGAGTTCCAGCTATCCACTTGTGCACGAGGTTTACCCACATATGCACCACCCACatgcccacacccaccatcatagcCCACATCTCGACCCACGTTACGGGTCATTCTTGGTGCCAACAGTGAGGGCAGCTAGGATTACCGCAGCACCCGGTGAGATCACAAAGACGGACCCGACTGTTCCGGTTGCTGGTTCTTCGTGGACTGGAGCTTTTCATGGAGCTCTTGAAATGGCACAGGCAGTAAACTTTGATACAG